TTGACTTTTAGTTCCAAATCCTCAGATCAAATGGAggccatcacagaaaaccactcCTAGATACAATGCAAAGATAAACAGACAGTGGGGAGCCTGGCACCTATGGCTACATCCATATCACAGCTCCTGTGttatggctcagggaacatttcagaagagggggaaaagagaTTTTAAGACCGAGAATACCAGTAAGTCTGCTGTAAAATAATCCTCCCTAAAAATGGTTATACAATAAGACTGGAACAATTTCCATATCAATACAGACATTAACAAAGAAGGGCAAAAGTCCCACGGATATCACTCCTATACAAAGAATTACATGCAACTAATGATAGCTGGAAGAAGGATAATCAGCATCTCTGAGtgtttcattattattgttgttgttatttaaataattaaCTGAAATCTTTAAACACAATACAATGAAAGTGCTTagatctttcaaaaaaaaaaactagtgttCTTAAAAACACAACACTCCATAAAAACATGAACCAAGGTCCAAAtgctatttaaattttttgattAGAAGTATTTTAATAGCAAAAAGTCAAGATAAGATATTGTTGAAAGTATTTAGAAGTTCATTTTCTCCACAGTGTCATAATTTGAGTGGGTAATAAATGTTCAAATTATCAAAATTATGTACATGAAATTGTATTCAAGAAAAATGCTAAATACCTGAGTTTTAATAGCAAACAGATTGTGTGAATTATGACGAAGGCCCTATCAGGTATTCAAGGTacacattctaatcttttatgcCATGGAAATACTACTGCCAATCAGTATACTATTTAATCTCATAAGGATGAGAAATTGTGGGTTTCAATTCAGCCACGGAGTGCACTTTGAAAACAGGTCATTCTCaatacagaaaaggaagaagtgaattgcaaaataattttattattcctCATTAGTAAGAAAGGGCAGATGGTTGAGTAGCAGGTGTTAAAAACTGCATTAATTCCCTCCAACCTTGGAATTTTTGTTTGTGCATAAAAGCCATAAAGAGTGATGGAGTTGTTTAACCAATAAATGAACACAAAGCAGGTTACCAGAAACAGGATGTGGTGAGTAGCTTTGCTTTCAGGAGATGGTTTGGAGGAGAGGCTTAGGCTGTGGAGGTGCTGGGCTCTCTTGTGGTGTCTGTAGAGGAAAGTCATCTTGTAGCAGCTGGCACAAGTCATGATGGCCACAAAAAAGAGATCATGACTGAATACGACACTTAAAAATAGCCATGAGTTTCTGTTCCCAAAGTACTTGTTTTGACAATAAGCATGCACATATCCAGTGCCAACAGGAGTAGAattggttttggctattacagCTTCAATGATATATGCATAGATGAGCAGGTTAATGAGCCAGGAgcaaagtaaagaagaaaaagccCATGTAGAGAGTTTAGGCTTAAGCCATGCCCACTTAGAATTACTAGGAATAATGGTGATGACTTGAAATACGCTTACAACACAGGTGGTGCAGATTGACATACCCCGTAGGACTCTGGTCATAAACAAAACTACCTTACAACCAATATCATCCAGAAGGTTGGGTACTCCAAAGGATGCCAGGATATCTGGTATTAATGAGAATGTGATTAACAGTATATTAACTATTGTCAGGTTCATGAAAACTGAATCTATCAACTTCATAAAATGAAGCTTAAAGAAGtaacaatataaatataaaatgaacagTGATGAGTTCCCTATGACACCAATGCATAACTGTGATATGAGAAAGATCCCCAATATGGTGTCACTTGGAACCATGATGGATGTTACTGCATGTCAGACTTGTTAGGTTTAGAGTGAAAAATAACTGGACTGtattataaaactatttttaaaatggcaGTTGTGGGAAAATATACTGACTGACAGCACAGAGAGGTGATGAAATATTCAActccttcctttttcatttttccttccttccttcctttctctcctttttgggttttcttccttcctttctttcctttttggtttttgagacaagatttccctgtgtagcactggctggaactcgctctataggaCAAGCTgtgctcagactcacagagattcacctatctctgcctcccaagtgctgtgattaaaggtgtgcatcaccccTGCCTGGAGAAAAGTTCAATTCCTTTCTGGGTTAGGTCCATCCAGAGACAACAGATTGCAACTGCATTCCAGGAATTCTTGACCATTGTTGAAGATAGAATAAAGTGTTAGAAAGCAGGTTCAATCCACCCAAACAATCTGAATTAGCTTATGTCAGTCAGAAGGATATGTTGACCTATGTGAAAACCAAATTTGCATGTTAGGAGGAATTAAAAGATTATATATTTTATGCAAATggctgttttgcctacatgtctgcgTACTATATGCCTGCCTTGGAATAGAATCCTGGCAGAGCAACCAAGGAAGTTTTATTCAccagacagtattttttttaacctaggtgtgaatgttttcatgtttataacaacatttgTTTCTATCACAAAGATCCTAACATGTGTGCTTTGTGGGTTTTGCCTGACATACATATCTGTCAGCTTAGTGATGACTAAGTACTTAGAATTACCATGTGGGACTCTTTGCCTTGCTTCCACTCTACTCATTAACTAGTAGTGTTCTGAGCCATTCCATTCCATTTCCTTTCAATTACTTTGCTGACAGTTGGAATTGAGCTGCCAAAACACAAAGGAAAGGATGAGACTGCAGATTCCACAGTGTTGACCACATCTTCAATCACATGTG
This is a stretch of genomic DNA from Meriones unguiculatus strain TT.TT164.6M chromosome 1, Bangor_MerUng_6.1, whole genome shotgun sequence. It encodes these proteins:
- the LOC110543165 gene encoding vomeronasal type-1 receptor 3-like, whose protein sequence is MVPSDTILGIFLISQLCIGVIGNSSLFILYLYCYFFKLHFMKLIDSVFMNLTIVNILLITFSLIPDILASFGVPNLLDDIGCKVVLFMTRVLRGMSICTTCVVSVFQVITIIPSNSKWAWLKPKLSTWAFSSLLCSWLINLLIYAYIIEAVIAKTNSTPVGTGYVHAYCQNKYFGNRNSWLFLSVVFSHDLFFVAIMTCASCYKMTFLYRHHKRAQHLHSLSLSSKPSPESKATHHILFLVTCFVFIYWLNNSITLYGFYAQTKIPRLEGINAVFNTCYSTICPFLLMRNNKIILQFTSSFSVLRMTCFQSALRG